The sequence atatgtgtacagtaagaaatttcaggatatgatacttcagtaatactcaatagcatatatatatatatatatttgaggacttactcgaaaatggcacctcctccaccaatctaagaatgacaatattatgattgtgtatgttttctattccatccatatgtgcacaatgtgctgcggtcaaaacatgcctagccgatatcagggaacctccgcacttccatagtggtttgtctgggtttcggggattacgaaaacctaatgcaacgatccatggccaagcgcctaaaatgcaatagtcatagttgtgaatatacataattttttctcacataacgggtaacaacgattattacctattcgatattcgatcatacagcagacgataagtacatacgtacaaatactctgaaatagagatttgataaagacagaaattaaatttttattccagtggaatacaaattattaaataattctatataatttctatttgaactatactgaactataaagttcaaacgtgtaatttctgccctaacagtttttgatctctatccatattattactcctatatcaattttttatttcaagcaaaaagatactcttcctaacatgaagtaaaagaaagaaataattcaagttaataagtaaagttactaccgataaaatcatagcattattatttagtctaattgaaatgtacattgatgtgctgtttaatgcctttaaagttcattctttgcagtaaatggcttattattaatcggaaagaaagacataaaacgtaccaagttcagctggtttaccatcgaccaccctggtatgagagacgttgctaaaaccacagtatggtggtcgcaaagccttatacttatacacagtttttattaaaatttctctcttctctttgtttggatcgttcggacagcaaacgatcgtaacattgccctggtatctgcacactgatcgtctataaaaatcggtggctgtacggtactgtatctgccatatttcttgcagaggtttacattttctgtagtcaaggcacctgccttcttgattgtccggtgtggtacattctggatcaaacaattttaaaacatttatacagttcaaagatgcgtaagaaagcgacaccgattactcaactttcgaagtaaaaggccgatcaagtccaccggattgccctacagacacgtattaatccgtaagagttagtcatcatgttgataataattatctaaagaaacttttcacgtgaaaatataaaattttaattgattagatattgtgttagccatacttaagaaagaaaatgaaaatgaatgaaatgaaagaaaaggactaccttcaacctcatgttttaaataaacactttgtcagttttgcggtaaataaattcttaggaattcaggacagtttttagtgaatcattttgtttcgaccgttcgcggagagacgcgatcgcgagatagcacgtcaacgagagttgtaagttcccgttacgattaaataatcgacgccacgaactgatcgatccccttatttcgattatgataataagggtagttcaacgaaattccacagaattaacacaaataaattaatgtttatttcaacaacttattaactagaaagatataaatggaacaaaaaaaatgtaactgcgttttggttgataagtaatgcgcgacataccacatgtgttgacggttcgacatctcgaaaagttctgaacgcctttcgatttttttcgttttttctggaaggcgacccccactacgttcggatcacgccacattcttttacgcgaggtaaaatacgggccacgagtcgacgtttctggaagtcgccctgcttaatgaaccatgcgcttgccactacaatgtttgtttgccgggcagacacgacgatccgtctgcgacattatagtgccgcgatcgatagttaagaatatgacctatggtaagccgcatggcgtaacattctccccccgttgagagggtaccgatcaaactagggaggtgtggttgaagttcccatcttatttcgtctcggtggctagttgttcgggtttctcgagatcgggttgaattggcagtgggacaagccttttgacgccccgatccaaaatgctctttgccgtctgaactgtagctgtccggatgacaccatcggcgcctggatgaatcttgataactcggcccagaggccaatgcatggagggaacgttgtcctctctgaggatgacgattgtgcccttttggatgctgtgtccacccttgctccatttattgcggttggttagctcgttcaaatactccttatgccagcggttccaaaaatgttgtttaagctgttggatatgctgccatttggagagtcggttcgatggaatgtccttgaaatctcgatcacgtaagcacattaatgaatcgccaatgaggaaatgtccgggagtgagggctaggagatcatttggatcggtggagatagaagttagagggcgggaattgaggactgcttctatttctatgataagagtattacggtgttaagctcatatgtttctgtttctccactcgcgctgcgccataatatcctttgatatttccgatcctctggtcgtacgaggaattgccgatacaggaattttctcgatgtcgccagtgagtacgtactgatgagcgcggaatctaattaatatgcaaaataaattgtgaattgattcgagaatataagatttccccattttcatgattatcgtgatttttgtataaatatattttttaagatactaataattaggtacttataaattagtattatcaattattttgcatttataattccgcctctagtataagtgttaattgaaaactaactttatgtttgaaaaagtactagcaaagtcgttgagtaacaagccactgatgctaacacaaatagcattgtcgtaattaaatatttctaaatattcatttttcattttgaacctgtagaaacaatttattatatatactattagctaagtaattgcatatttaattaagtcgaaatataaaacttagttattttaataatttaaaaaataaaaaactgacaaacatttcaatttaatttatggttggaacaaaagacagttatttttcattaattgaaatattgcaatgcagagtactttccaaaatacgccgagagtattcctgatggtgaaacgagcgttgcttcatcgaacgcagctaaagaaaacaacatctatgtagttggtggtacgatgcctgaaatagagggcgctaaattgtacaatacctgtactatttggggtcccgatggaactttgatagcaaaacaccgaaaggtaagtaatatattcctttatggctttgaatttgaaaatattggggcgaagaaagtgactctatctaggaataatttaggaatatacatatgtacatacgtatactataaccaattctataatttacggtttataaaatacgttatgatacgggaaacgcccatttttgttgtaatgtgtttgtgttgtataaatttttcacatacttaaaatattattatacttattttttctcctttttaaacattattaaatgataggattttttaataaaagaaagtgataaaaacgctgtcagttattaaataaaaaataattaaagtttaggagttggtaactttgatattaaattacaaaagttgcagcaatagaattagcgactacatttttatgttattaggtacatctattcgacatcgacattcctaataagattacttttcgagagagtgattcactcagtcctggtaactccctaacgacgttcgatgtgaagggctgcaaaataggtattggcatttgctatgatattagattcgaggaaatggcacgcatttatcggaacaaaggtacagtaacttaatcgatcaatacttaactagcaaaaaattaaatatctttcttaaatatattctatataaaattaatataatctgtaactctgtataaaaagaagcttaatttaaaaaaccagtatatttgctgaaaatgaaacaaataaaagaattaaaagcacaataagaggactgtcctcgcatattcagaaatgatggaatgtgaaccgtgcaactacgaagttaattggtattcggtggcttcatatttcctgcttctctgggttaggttgccaaatgctgatatatccagcggcattcaatatgaccactggaccactgcactggtcattacttcagcgtttcagagcgaatgataatcaattatacgttgcctgcatatcaccggctcgtgttccttaagcaagttacgtcgcatggggacatacacagttgaccaatccctggggaaagattctttacgatttggaaactcaagagaatatggcagtcaccgatatcggtaatttacagcttaaaattaaaagcgagagatccatgatgtaattaatttttagtctcgttaatttatcgatttagccatcttcctctgtatttgttgaatttattagtaagcattacttattacttcgtatgtttcttttttctatcagatctaaaagttgttgaggaagtaagggctcagatacctacattttctcagagacgtacagatttgtacgacactgtccgtaagaaggagtaactctacactaaaacagaaaatgtttttttataatatttctactacgatatccttttttttgtgaattattactaatttcttatcatttgtactaaatgaatgactcaattaagaaaaccaaaacgttataaataataatctgtatatcttgtgtatcaacatgtaattggatattataataatataggaatgctataataatataggataataatataggagaatagtaatatagaaaaaaactacatgcttttaaacacctttaatatcgatcacataaattgttataattcacaatgattacgcatacataaaagaccccttgatagtaaaatttacgatcaaaaggcaattacgtatcgtttaacaacatttaatttataacaccttttaaacatttagacagattaacacataacacttcttatatataaacatcaattcgaagttatcagcttggagaaattggtcgattaatacctgtagattgtctgtctcgatgaaagacttaaagagagcaaaaacatgataatgccgctaatataatattccttctttcttgtatctgtctgcctctcaggtcgttttactaattacaataagtaatttcgccttctttgcgctctcttttaacgcattcgagaccgaaagaaattcatatcagtcagtaggcaagggtatagtatacatattttatatataacttatgtagtaatgtatatatcatgttaatttcatatttttttcaatatagaattattatatatatatatatatatatatatatatatatatatatatgactgtacataatacattatagaataacatagtatataattttatattttaaaaatatgaggcatactatttaagattgtcatcgatttaaaatcaaagtatgaaaagaataccctggagagagtaaaacacagaatcattctaactaaacattcagatcgtaccgacacctaggtatcgtcttacaattaaatctcggtctcgaatggattaaaatgaaatacatacttgcagcttcaacatcttcaatatcgagaagattcaaactttacaaataaatgtaaattgcgatgtaaaacaacgcgatgtaaaaagggaaaaaggaggaaagaaggaacagggaagcaaagagaagaaacgaatttttcattttctcttgccaggaatataagatgccaagtaatcttcctaagtaatctcctccagctttttctagtttgatcaataattattagtacatgttaggaaaacaaatagaatttttgttctcaagcgaggtataatctaaattttgtatgtacacaaaaatgttaaatatctgtaataaacatggtataatcaatttttttacataaaattatattgtataggctattgttatttaaacattttaaattggatgaagaaaaaaaatgacgcaaataaaacgtaggacattttaattaaagagactaatatagagatttatctacttaactgtgattaaatcatctccacttaac is a genomic window of Bombus huntii isolate Logan2020A chromosome 1, iyBomHunt1.1, whole genome shotgun sequence containing:
- the LOC126865687 gene encoding omega-amidase NIT2-A-like translates to MPEIEGAKLYNTCTIWGPDGTLIAKHRKVHLFDIDIPNKITFRESDSLSPGNSLTTFDVKGCKIGIGICYDIRFEEMARIYRNKGCQMLIYPAAFNMTTGPLHWSLLQRFRANDNQLYVACISPARVP